A genome region from Eremothecium gossypii ATCC 10895 chromosome VII, complete sequence includes the following:
- the ARV1 gene encoding sterol homeostasis protein ARV1 (Syntenic homolog of Saccharomyces cerevisiae YLR242C (ARV1)) produces the protein MICINCCCHVESLYVAYPGDHIRLTDCWQCGEVVDRYVEFDNVLLFIDLLLLKPGAYRHLVYNSLEVDMRRYPEHGTRESGFRGYVQDWLLWFRKYDRLNRIWLLLITFEVYLMWMTEEKKYNNYYREPATQYGWHLLTGDVLSLQNPLLQYLFFAVYVIGDLALLHKLTRESLLNWSQWGQDLRYAKDIVSYTILLSYGAKIFPILMLIWPYDSLVSTSIIKWIANFYIVESLRIVTSKSYSYIILLFAGIFIVRSVVLKPVLALIVSRGNMLQAQRYLWGEYELFKFRFLTKRDIFL, from the coding sequence ATGATATGTATCAACTGCTGTTGCCATGTAGAGTCATTGTATGTTGCGTATCCTGGCGACCACATCCGACTGACTGACTGCTGGCAATGCGGTGAGGTGGTGGACCGGTATGTTGAGTTCGACAATGTGCTGCTCTTCATCGATCTGCTGTTGCTGAAACCGGGAGCATACCGCCACCTAGTCTACAACTCGCTGGAGGTTGATATGCGGCGATACCCCGAGCACGGGACGCGCGAGAGCGGGTTCCGGGGCTATGTGCAGGACTGGCTTCTGTGGTTCCGCAAGTACGATCGGTTGAACCGGATATGGCTGCTACTGATCACGTTTGAGGTGTACCTGATGTGGATGACGGAGGAGAAAAAGTACAACAACTACTACCGGGAGCCGGCGACGCAGTACGGGTGGCACCTGCTGACCGGGGACGTGCTGAGCCTGCAAaacccgctgctgcagtaCCTGTTCTTCGCAGTGTACGTGATCGGGGACCTCGCGTTACTGCACAAACTGACTCGCGAAAGCCTGTTGAATTGGTCGCAGTGGGGGCAAGACCTGCGGTATGCGAAGGACATTGTGTCCTACACCATCCTACTGTCGTACGGGGCCAAGATATTCCCGATCTTGATGCTGATCTGGCCGTACGACAGTTTGGTTTCGACCAGCATCATCAAGTGGATTGCCAACTTCTACATTGTGGAGTCGCTGCGGATTGTAACGAGCAAGTCGTACTCATACATCATTTTGTTGTTTGCAGGGATCTTTATTGTGCGCAGTGTGGTTCTGAAGCCTGTGCTTGCACTGATAGTCTCGCGGGGAAACATGTTGCAGGCCCAGCGGTACCTATGGGGGGAATATGAGTTATTTAAGTTTCGCTTCTTGACGAAGAGAGACATCTTCCTATAA